GTCGCCGACCTGCATCGCGTCGCGCATGAAATTGCGCGCCTGGTAGTTGCGAACGCCGAACCATGGCACCGTCCGGTCGGGTGCTGCAGCGAGATCGTCGATCGACACCTCGTCAGGCTCGGATTTCATCAACCAGTAGTTCATGTCGCGATTTCGGAAATGAAAACGGGTGGCAGAAACTCTGCCACCCGTTGAAGATTGGCCCCCGCAAGTGCCGTCAGGCCGGCATCCTGAACCTGAGTCCAGAGTGGCTACGTTCCTTCCGCATCAGGCACGCTCGACGAAGAGCACGCACAACAGCGGATTGACGGTCCGCAACCGATGCCAATTAGCATTGGTTCAAGGAATATATGGCCTTAACAAACACCGCAGGGGACACTCGGCGGATAGCGCCGGGATCAGCAGGAATTGATCAGAGATCCAGTTGCTGCTGGGGCGCCAGCACGGTGTCTATCCGTGCTCCCATGTCGTCGATTCTACGCTTTGCTTCGGAAGTATCAACCGCTTCCGCAAAGCTTTTTTCGCCACTGCGGGAATCCCCGGAAAGCAGCTCGTGCGCGATGTTCAGCGCGGCCATGACGGCAACACGCTCGGCAATGGTGCTCTTGGTGCGCTGGGCGATTTCGCGCATCTTGCCGTCGACCAGATCGACCGCCAGCAACAGCGCATCGCGCTCCTCGGCGGTGCAGGCCACGCGATATTCGCGGCCCATGATCTTGACATCAAGGAAATTGGTCTCGGCGCTCATCTCAGACATCCTCGGGCAGCTTGTCGACCAGGCCTTCGAGGCGTTCGCGCGCCGCCGCCATGGTCTGGCGCAAATGCAGGCGCTCGACCTCGGCCGCAGCCATCTGGTTCTTCAGTACTTCGTTCTCGGCACGCAACTGCTGAACCAGGGCAACGACCTGTTCAACCTTGCCTTCGAGTGCTTCGAGTTCGCTATTCATGGCCCGGACTATAAATGTTAAAAGCCCGCATGGTCAAGGACTAAGCCTTTATTCTCAAAGTAGTTTGTAGAAGGACAAACTGTAATTTTTGCTGCGCAGCAATACGTCACAAGGTAGAATGCGCGCCGTTACAGGTGCTGCGTACGGAATCTCCAAGCGCAGTTAAACGGGAAAGCGGTGCGTCTCCATCGAGACCATTCCGCTGCTGCCCCCGCAACGGTAAGCAAGTGCGGGCGCGTCATCAGGCCACTGGGTGCAAACCTGGGAAGGCGACGCGTCAAGACTTGCAAGCCCGGATACCGGCCTGGACACCAACGGAAGTGCCACGGGGCGGTGGTGCCGGTCCCCGACCTGAATTCACTCCCCACACTTCCTTTTCAATGCTGTTCCGACGTGCGGGGACGCCTGTCGGGAAAGGGAAATCATGAATTCACGTCTCAAGCCTTTGGCGGTGCTGCTGCCCGCTCTTTTTGCCATTCCTGCCGCTGCCCAGCAATTGGCACTCCTCGACGACGTGGTCGTCACCGCGAGCCGTTTCAGCGACTCCTCGCTAGCCACGGCATCGAACGTAACGACCATTACCCGCGAGGACATCCGCGACTCCGGCGCCCAGACGCTGCCCGATGTCCTGCGCTACAACGCCGGCCTGCAGGTCACACCGCTATACGGCTCAATTGGCGCCGACACTTCAATCGACATGCGTGGCTTTGGTGAAGGTGCCGCCCAGCGCACCCTGGTCCTGCTCAACGGCCTGCGCCTGAATCCGCTTGATACCTCAAACGTCGATTGGGGCCTCATTCCGCTCGACAGCGTCGAACGCATCGAAATTGTCAGCGGCAGCGCCGCCATCCTTTACGGCGACAACGCGGTCGGTGGCGTAATCAATATCATCACCGGCAAGCAGCGTGACGGCGCCAGCATTCAAGCCGGTCTCGGCAGCGACAATGGCCGCCAGCTATCGGCCAGTATCGCCAGACAAGTCGACAAATTCGACCTGGCCCTCGCCGTCAACCATCAGGCAACAGACGGCTGGCGGAAGAACAACAAGCAGGAACGCAACAATCTTTCTGGCCGCCTGGGCATGCGCTTCGACCGCGGTGAAGCTTTCGTCGATATTGGCTGGTCAGCACTGGATATCGGCCTGCCCGGCTCGTTGAGCAAGGCGCAATATGAAAATGATCCGCGCCAGGCAGCCACCAACGACAGCTACGCCGAACGTCGCACCGCCTTCGTCCGTCCCGGCATTACCTGGCGTCTCGCTGATAGCTTGAGCTTCGCCGCCGAACTCGGCTACACGGAGGTCGACAACACATCCTGGATTTCCGATTGGGGTTCCTTCGACCGCCGCAAGACCAACACTGTCTCGTTCACGCCGCGTCTGCAATGGGATCACGGTCTGGCCGGCCTGAACAGCAAGACCACCTTCGGCTTCGACTACTACGATGGCGAACTGACCTCTGACAAATCCGCCGGCGATCATGCTCCGATCACCAAGACGGTTACCATCAGCCAGACCAGCCAGGCCGTCTACCTGCAGAATCAGACGCGCCTTACCTCGGACCTGACCCTGACCGCCGGCAGTCGCTACCAGCAAGTAGAACAATCGGCCCGTGACACCACCGGCAAAAGCATCAGTAACGACCACAGCCGGGGCGTCGGCGAGGTCGGCCTGAGCTACAAACTGGCTCCCGGTTTCCGCCTGTTCACGCGCGCCGGTACCACCTTCCGCTTCGCCAATCTCGATGAACTCACCGTACTCGGACCGGCCGGCTTCGCGAGCAACCCGGTCCGTCCCGAACGCGGTACCTTCGTCGATCTCGGCGGGCAATGGACCGGTAACGGCTATTCACTCAAGGTCACGGCCTACAGCCTGAACATGACCGACGAGATCGCCTACAACGGTACCGAAAACGTCAACATGGCGAAAACCCGCCACCAGGGCGTCGACACATTCGCCAGCTACGAGATCAGCCCGCACTGGCAGATCAACGCCGGCCTCAACCTGCAAAAGGCTGAGTTCCGCGATGGTTCTAATGCCGGCAACAGAATCCCGCTGGTCCCGACCAACAAGTCGACCGCCGGTCTCACCTTCAAGCCGACCACCGACGTGAACCTCTCATTGTTTGCCACGCATGTCGGCGCCCGCCACTTTGGCAGCGATACCGGCAATGCTGGCGAGAAAATTGCTGCCTACACCACGGCCGATTTCGTCGCCACCTGGCACATTGCCAACTGGACGGTACGCGGTCGCGTCGCCAACCTGACCGACAAGAAATATGTCTCCACCGGCTTCTATGGTGGGATTTGGGGCAACACTTACTACCCAGGCGAAGGGCGAGCCGTCTTTGCCGACGTCCGCTACAGCTTCTGACACCTGAAACATGCCCACCCGCCGCCGCGCCTTCCTGATCCTCGCCAGCCTCGCCCTGTTGGCGGTGCTGAGTATCGGGCTGGCGTTGACGGTGGGCAGTCTGCGCATTCCGCCGGCTGACGTTTTCTCTGCCTTGCTCGGGCGCGAAGTGCCCGGCATCGATGTCGTGCTCGAACTGCGCCTGCCGCGCGCGCTGGCCGGATTTGCCTGCGGCGGGCTGCTCGCGCTGGCCGGGGCGCTGATGCAGGTGCTGTTGCGCAATCCGCTGGCCGATCCTTACGTGCTGGGGATTTCCGGCGGCGCCGGTTGCGGCGCGCTGTTTGCCATCCTGCTCGGCCTGCCGGCGCTCGGCATCGACGGGCTGGCTTTTGCCGGTGCGCTCGGCGCGATGTTCCTGGTTTTCGGGCTGGCGCACGGTGACGGCAGCTGGACGCAGACACGCCTCTTGCTGACCGGCGTCATCGTCGCCGCCGGCTGCGGTGCGCTGGTCGCGCTGATGCTCGCCATCGCCCCCGAAGATCGCCTGCGCGGCATGCTGTACTGGCTGATGGGCGATCTCGCCCAGGCGTCCGGGTGGCTGCCCGGCCTGATCGCACTGGTCGTCGGTCTGGCCCTGGCCATGCCCTTTGCCCGCGAACTCAACCTGCTGGCGCGTGGCATGCTGCAGGCGCAGGCGCTCGGCGTAGCGGTCAACCGTCTGCGCTATGCCATTTTCCTGCTCGCTTCGCTGGCTACCGCCGCTTCGGTGACCACGGCTGGCTCGATCGGTTTCGTCGGCCTGGTCGTGCCACATCTGGTGCGCCTGGCGACCGGCAACGACCAGCGCCTGCTGCTGCCGGCCTCGGTGCTGGCCGGCGGCGCGCTGCTGGTGCTGGCCGACACGCTGGCCCGGACGCTGATCGCACCGCAGCAGCTGCCGGTCGGCGTGCTCACCGCACTGATCGGCGTGCCGGTCTTCCTCATCCTGCTCTCGCGGCAACCGAAATGACCGGCCCCTTGCTCGAAGCCCGCCAACTGGCCGTCGAAATCGGCGGTCGGCGCGTCGTCGACCGTCTCGACCTGGTGCTGAACGGCGGCGAACGCCTGGCCATTCTCGGCCGCAACGGCGCCGGCAAGTCGACGCTGCTCGCGACGCTGGCCGGCCTGCGCCCGCCGGCCGCCGGCGCCGTGCTGCTTGGCAGCGAAGATGCCGCGCTGTTGCCGCCGCGCGATGCGGCGCTACGCCGCGCCTGGCTCGGCCAGTTCCATGCCGACCCGTTCGGCTCGACCGTACTCGAAACGGCGCTGACCGGCCGGCATCCGCATCTCGGTCGCTGGGACTGGGAAACGACGCGCGATGCCGATCTGGCACGCGGCGCACTGGCCGCAGTTGGTTTGCAAGGCATGGAAGAACGCCAGATCCACACGCTGTCCGGCGGCGAACGCCAGCGCCTGTCGATCGCCACGCTGCTCACCCAGGCGGCGCCGCTCTACCTGCTCGACGAACCGCTGTCGCACCTCGACCTCAATCACCAGATGGCCGCGCTCGAACTGTTTGCCGGTACCGCCTGCGACTGCGGCGCCGGCATCGTCATGGTTTTGCACGACCCGGCTCTGGCCCACCGTTTTTGCGACCGCGCGCTGCTCATCCACGGCGACGGCCGCTACGAACTCGGACCGGTCGACGCCATCCTGACTGCCAAAACGCTGTCCGGGCTCTACGGCTACACCCTGCGCCAGATCGACGACAACGGCCGGCGCTGCTTCATCCCGGAGTAAGACATGGTTACCCACGAACAACGCATGCAGAAGAAGAAGGCCGTGATCGACAACCAGATCGCAGCCGCCCAGGCCGAACGCGGCGTGCTGCTGATCAACACTGGCAACGGCAAGGGCAAGTCGAGCGCTGCTTTCGGCGTCGTCGCCCGCGCCCTCGGCCACGGTCTCAAGGTCGGCGTCGTGCAGTTCGTCAAGAGCCGCTCGGACACCGGCGAGGAAGCCTTCTTCCGCACCCAGCCCAACGTTACCTGGCATGTCGGCGGCGAAGGCTTCACCTGGGAAACCCAGGACAAGGAACGCGATGCCGCCGCCGCCCGGCACGCCTGGGCGATTGCCGGCGAACATCTGAGCAACCCGGAAATCGGCCTGGTCGTGCTCGACGAGATGACCTACGCCTTCAAGTACGGCTGGCTCGATCTCGATGCCGTCATCGCCAAGCTGCTCGCCCGGCCGCTCATGCAACACGTCATCGTCACCGGCCGCGGCGCCCCGGAAGCCCTGCGTGCCGCCGCCGACACGGTGAGCGACATCGGCAACGAGAAACACGCCTTCCAGGCCGGCATCAAGGCAATGCCGGGGCTGGAGTGGTGAGTCCCGGCCAGTTCCACACCTAGCCGCAAGCCCGTTTTACCTGCCGCAGCCGCCATGTCGCTCGCCTGTCCTGCCCTGCTCATCGCCGCCCCCGCCTCCGGCCAGGGCAAGACCACCGTCACCGCCGCGCTCGCCCGGCTGCATGCGCGGCAAGGCCGGCGCGTCACCGTGTTCAAGTGCGGCCCGGATTTTCTCGATCCGCAGATTCATGCCGTGGCCAGCGGTCGACCGTGCCAGAACCTCGATTTCGGCATGTGCGGCGAGGACGATGCGCGCTGGCGGCTGGCGCGCGCCGCGCGCGATTCCGACCTGATCCTCGTTGAAGGCGTCATGGGCCTGTTCGACGGAACACCGTCAGCTGCCGACATCGCCTGCCGCTTCGGCATCCCGGTCATGGCGATGATCGATGCCGGATCGATGGCCCAGACTTTCGGTGCCGTCGCGCACGGGCTGGCTAGCTACCGGCCCGGCCTGCCTTTTGCCGGCGTACTGGCCAACCGCGTCGGCAGCGAACGCCATGCCGGCATGCTCAAGGACAGCCTGCCACCCGGCATGGGCTGGTTCGGCGCGTTGTCGCGCAATGCCGCAGCAGCACTGCCCGAACGTCACCTCGGCCTGCTGCAGGCAGCCGAAATCGACGACCTGGAAAGCCGCCTCGACCAGCTCGCCGATGCGCTGGCCGCCACCGCAACAGTCAACCTGCCGCAGGGCATCGAATTCGCCGACTTTTCCGCACCCAGCGTCGCGCCGCTGCTCGCCGGCCGGCGCATCGCAATCGCCCGCGACGCCGCCTACGGCTTCATCTACCCGGCCAACCTGGAAATGCTGACGGCGCTCGGTGCCGAATTGCACTTCTTCTCGCCGATTGCCGGCGACACCTTGCCTCCGTGCGACGCCGTATGGCTGCCCGGCGGCTATCCCGAACTGCACGCCGCGGCGCTTTCAGCCAACGCGGCGCTGTGGACCGCCTTGCGCGCCCACGTCGCGGCCGGCAAACCACTGCTCGCCGAGTGCGGCGGCATGATGAGCCTGTTCGAGCAGGTCACCGACAAGGCCGGCACGACGCATGCCTTCGCCGGGCTGCTGCCCGGCATCTCGGTCATGCAGCCACGCCTGGCCGCCCTCGGCACCCAGTTCGCCGAGCTGCCGGAAGGGCGACTGGCCGGCCACACCTTCCATTATTCGAAGAGCGAAACACCACTGTCGCCGCTAGTGCACGCCAGCACGCCGGATGGCCGCAAGGGCGAGGCGATTTACCGGCTGGCGCGCCTGACCGCTTCCTACGTACATTTCTACTTTCCATCGAACCCGCTCGCCTGCGCTGCCCTGTTTGCCTGAAACTCTCCGTTTTTTACGAAGAGTTAATGCACTTAATCCATATTTTTCCGGAAACATAAGCCGGCTATGATCCGGCCCGTAGCACTCACCTCGATGGAGACAAAAATGAAATCATTTGCTTTGATGGCCGCGGCTCTGGTCCTCGGCTTTACGCTGACCACCGGTGACGCCGAAGCCGCCCGTCGCCTCGGTGGCGGCAGCTCTTCCGGCATGCAGCGCCAGGCCGTGACCCCGAACAAGGCGACCAACGCCGCCCCGACCCAGCAGCAGGCAGCACCGGCCGCCGCACCGCAAGCCCAGCCCAAGCGCTCGTGGATGGGTCCGCTCGCCGGCCTCGCCGCCGGTCTCGGCCTCGCCGCGCTGGCTTCGCACTTCGGCTTTGGCGAAGGCCTGGCCAACATGATGATGATCGGCCTGCTGGTCATGGGCGCCGTGATGCTGTTCGGCTTCCTGATGCGCAAGAAGGCGGCCAGTGCCCAGCCCGGCATGCAGTACGCCAATGCCAACGCCGGTTACGGCGGCAATGCGCCGCGCCAGCCGGACTTCATTCCGGCCGGCGGCTCTGCCGCTCCGGCTGCCAATGAGGCAAGCAACGGCAACATTCCGGCCGGCTTCGATGTCGATGGCTTCGTGCGCAACGCCAAGGTCAATTTCATCCGCCTGCAGGCCGCCAACGATGCCGGCAATCTCGACGACATCCGGGAATTCACGTCGCCCGAGATGTTTGCCGAGATCAAGCTGGGCATGGCCGACCGCGGTGCTGAAAAGCAGGAAACCGATGTCGTCCAGCTCAACGCCGAAGTCCTCGACGTTGCCGAAGAAGCCAGCCGTTACGTCGTCAGCGTGCGCTTCACCGGCCTGATCCGCGAGGAAAAGAACGCCGCACCGGAAGCCTTCGACGAAATGTGGCACATGACCAAGCCGCGCAGCGGCAATGGCGGCTGGGTGCTGGCCGGTATCCAGCAAGTCCAGTAAGACCGACGCAGCAGATGGCAGAAGGCCGGCGGAGCAATCCAGCCGGCCTTTTTTACGGAGGTGCACATGGCAGCCTCAATCATCGGCGAGTTCGTCGTGTCCGTGATCGGCGAAGTCCTCGTCCAGATTGTCTTTTACTACACCGGCAAGGCGGTCGTGCCGGTGATCAGCCTCGGTCGCTGGCTGACCGCCAGCCTGAGCGATACCGCGCCGCCCAGCCGGGCAAGCCGCCTGTCCTGGGTCGATGCCGCCGGGCGCCGGGTGGTCAGCCTGGACGGCCAGGCGCTGGCCGGCTTTCTCTTCTACATCGCCCTGATTCTGTTTCTGGTTCTCTATTACCAACTCTAACGCTTGCCGGCGAGACGGCGGAAAAAGCCGCGCCGGGAAGTGTCGGGCGCCGGTGCGGCGGGCGGGCTCGGCGGCACTGCCGATGGCATGCCGAAAATGAAGGCTTGCAGCGCGTCGACCGCTATCTGGCGGGCAGCGGCCATGTCCGGGACCAGACTCATCGGCGTGATCAGCGTACTGAACTGATAGGTACCGAGTTCCTCCTCGCGCGCCGCAACGAAGGGCAGCGTGCCGCCCGGCAGTTCGAGAAAGCGGCGCTGCCCGGCCGGAATCTCGCCCCACAGCGTGCCACCACCGGGCAACAGGTAAAGGCGCAGGAACCACGGCGTGATGACGACACCGAACCAGTCGCCGGCATGCCGGGCGAAGCCGAGGCTTTCGACATCCAGCGCCGGATTGATTTCCGCCATGTCCGGCTCGCCGCGCTGCCAGACGGTGCGGTAATGGGCGGCAAGCAGTGCCGCCGGACTCTCGGCATACGATACAACGGGGGAATCGGCCTGGTTCATCAGCGGCAAGCGACACGGATTAAAGCCGGCATTCTCCGCCGACTTGGCGACGCTGCCAATCAGCTCGAGCAGCTGACCGCGAGTCCGTTCGCCCAGTCCGGCGGCAAGGCAGCGTAAGCCTCGAACTCCGGCTGTTCGTCGTAAGGCCGGCGCAGGCAGGTGAGCAGGCGCTGCACTTCCGAAAAGTCGCCAGTCTTCGCTTTGCGGATCGCCACTTCGGCCAGCCAGTTGCGCAGCACGTACTTCGGACTGGCCGCCCGCATCGCCGCCTGCCGCTCGGCATCCGGCCACGGTGTCTGCGCCAGGCGAGCGCGCCACTCGGCGAGCCAGGTATCGCAAGCGCTGCGGTCGACGAACAGGTCGCGCAAGGGGGCGTCGGTTTTGGCCATATTTTCGCGGTCGACCGTTGCCGGCAATTTCGCCAGCGAACGGAAGAACAGCGTGAAGTCGGGACGGTGCTGCTGCAGGAAACCGAAGGTTTCGCCGATGAAGTCCTCGTCGTCGGGCAAACCGTCGCGCAGACCGAGCTTGGCGCGCATCAGTTGCTCGAACCTGCCTTCGAAGGCCGGGCCGTAATGCTCGTCGACCGCGGCCTTGCACTGCGCCGGCCGGCCGATCAGCGGCAGGAAGGCATCGGCCAGGCGATAGAGATTCCACTGCCCGATATGCGGCTGATTGCGGTAGGTATAGCGTCCCTGGTCATCGGAGTGATTGCAGATATGGCCGGGGTCGAAGGCTTCCATGAAACCGAACGGGCCGTAATCGAGGGTCAGGCCAAGAATCGACATGTTGTCGGTGTTCATCACGCCATGCATGAAGCCGACCGCCATCCAGTGCGCGATCATCTCGCCGGTACGGCGCGCCACGTCGGCGAGCAGCGCGGCGTAGGGGTAGTCCGCGTCACGGCACGCCGGGCGGAAGGTGTCGATCACGTAATCGGCCAGTTGCTTCAATTCAAGCTGCCGGTCACGTGAGGCCCAATGTTCGAAGGAGCCGAAACGCACGAAGCCGGGCGCGACGCGGGCGACCACAGCCGCTGTTTCGATCTGCTCGCGGCGCACCGCCTGGTCGCCGCCGACGATGCACAGGGCGCGCGTCGTCGGAATGCCAAGCCCGGCCATCGCTTCGGAACAGAGAAACTCGCGGATCGACGAGCGCAACACGGCGCGACCGTCGGCGCCACGCGAATAAGGCGTACGGCCCGCTCCCTTCAACTGGATTTCCCAGTGTCCATGCTCGTTGCGCAGGCCGCCAAGCAGATGCGCCCGGCCGTCGCCCAGCTGGCCCGCCCAGACGCCGAACTGGTGTCCGGAATAGACGGCGGCCAGCGGTTGACTGCCCGGCAGCAGACGATTTCCGGCGAAGATTTCGGCGAACTCCGGGCTGTTCAGCAGCTCCGCTTCCAGACCGACCAGCCCGGCCACTTCATCGCTGATCGCGACAACATGCGGGTTGCTCAGGGGCTGCGGCGCCAGACGGGTGTAGAAGGCCTCGGGCAGGGCGGCAAAACTGTTGTCGAAACGGGGCGAGGCAGGTGCGTTCATGGCGATCGGGACGGGTACGTTGGCGGGAGTATGTAGAGGTAGAGTACAAATTCGGCCCGGCGTTCCCGGCTGATGCATAATCGCAGCACGCAATCCGGCAAGGCAGCGCATGATGGACCAACTCCCCCGCGAACATTTTCCGGCCGCCTGTACCGTGTTCGGCATCGACGAACCGGGCGATTCGGCCTATGCCATCGAAAGCGGCAGCGTCGAAGTACTGGCGGCGCCCGATCAGCAGCGCGTTGCCATCCTTGGCGTCGGCGAACTGTTCGGCGAAGTCGCGCTGCTCGACCACCTGCCGCGTACCGCCACGGTCCGCACGCTGGAGCCGACCACCCTGGTCCGCATCGAACGCCAGCATGTCAATGAACTGCTCAAGCGCAGCGACCCGGTCATCCGTCACCTGCTCGAACTGCTGCTGCGGCGCTTCCGCAGCAAGAACAGCGAACACCCGGACGAAAGTTCGACGCCGGCCGGCAGCGATGACCGCACCTGCGCCCTGCGTACCCTGGCCCTGACCCGCGATCTGGCGCACGCCCTCGATTTCGACCAGCTCGAGCTGTATTACCAGCCGCTGATCAGCTTTTCGCGGCGCAATCTGGTCGGCTTCGAAGCCCTGGTCCGCTGGCGCCACCCGACGCTGGGCATGATCATGCCGCTCGAGTTCATCGGTCTGGCCGAACGCACCGGGCTGATCCACAAGCTGGGCGCCTGGGTATTGCAGCGCGCCGTCGCCGACTGGGCCGGCCTGCGCCAGCACTGCCAGCCCGACGGCGGCCTGCCGCCCTTTGTCAGCGTCAACCTGTCGGCCGATGAACTCGGCGACCTCGGCATCGTCGAGCGCATCCGTTCACTGCTCGCCAGCCATGCCATGCGGCCGCACGAACTGAAGATCGAGCTGACCGAAACCGTCATCATCGAAGATAGAAACACCATCAGCCAGGTGCTGGAGCAACTCTCGGCGCTCGGCATCGCGATCGCGCTCGACGACTTCGGCACCGGTTACGCCGGCCTGGAAACGCTGAAAAGCCTGCCCATTTCGTGCCTGAAGATCGACAAGAATTTTGTCCAGGAAATCGACAGTTCGCTGCGCAGCCATGAAATCGTGCTCACCGCCATCCAGCTTGCCGCCTCGCTCGGCATCAGCACCATCGCCGAAGGCATCGAGGATGAGGCGACCTTCCGCCGCCTCGACGCCATGGGCTGCGACGTTGCCCAGGGCTATTACTTCGCCCGGCCGATGCCGGCCGCGGCCGTCGCCGGCTGGCTGAAACAGTCGATTCACGAAGGAAAATGTGCCGCCGCGGCGGGTTGACCGCTGGCCGTCGATCAATGCCTTGCCGGCGGCCACAATGGCTGGCTACACTGGTCAGCTTCGTCCCGCCGACCAATCCCATTTTTCGAGTATCCCGAGCATGCGCCGCTATCCGTTTTCCTTCGTCGCCCTGAGCAGCCTCGGTCTGCTTTGCGCCATTCCCGGCCTGATCAGCCTGGCCGGCTTCGGCGCCAGCCTGCATCCGCTGCTTGAAGACCCGATGGCCGGGCTGGCCTTCGTCGTGTCCGCGGTCGCCCTGATCGGCTCCGGCGCCTTTCCGCTGGTTATCGAGAAACTGAAGGAAAACGAGGGCGCCTGAACGGTCGACCGCCGGGAAAAGGCAAAAACTACTGCGTGCAGCCGCCGGAAACGCCGAAGTATTCGATGCGTATGGTCAGCGCCGCACCGCCGACGATGGCCAGGAAGGTGACGATGGAACCGAGCGCCAGCGTCGAGATGCCGCTGATCCCCTGACCGACCGTACAGCCCAGCGCCGTGACGCCGCCAAAGCCCATCAGCGCGGCGCCGATCAGATGGCGGGCGATGTCATCGACACCGGCAAAACCTTCCCAGCGGAAACTGCGGGTCAGCAAGGCCCAGGCCGCCGAGCCGGCAAC
The DNA window shown above is from Quatrionicoccus australiensis and carries:
- a CDS encoding EAL domain-containing protein, translating into MMDQLPREHFPAACTVFGIDEPGDSAYAIESGSVEVLAAPDQQRVAILGVGELFGEVALLDHLPRTATVRTLEPTTLVRIERQHVNELLKRSDPVIRHLLELLLRRFRSKNSEHPDESSTPAGSDDRTCALRTLALTRDLAHALDFDQLELYYQPLISFSRRNLVGFEALVRWRHPTLGMIMPLEFIGLAERTGLIHKLGAWVLQRAVADWAGLRQHCQPDGGLPPFVSVNLSADELGDLGIVERIRSLLASHAMRPHELKIELTETVIIEDRNTISQVLEQLSALGIAIALDDFGTGYAGLETLKSLPISCLKIDKNFVQEIDSSLRSHEIVLTAIQLAASLGISTIAEGIEDEATFRRLDAMGCDVAQGYYFARPMPAAAVAGWLKQSIHEGKCAAAAG